One genomic segment of Marinobacter sp. F4206 includes these proteins:
- the lipB gene encoding lipoyl(octanoyl) transferase LipB translates to MTDLIVRSLGQQPYTETWEAMKSFTAERDESVTDELWCLEHPRVYTQGQAGKAEHILAPGDIPVIQVDRGGQVTYHGPGQLVIYLLIDLSRRKLGIRTLVTEIEQAIVRTLAELDIEAAPRPDAPGVYVGESKIASLGLRVRRGCSFHGLALNVDMDMEPFRRINPCGYAGMPMSQVADFAPGATVSALETRLVAQLVDGLGAFAVDRREGW, encoded by the coding sequence ATGACCGATCTGATCGTTCGTTCATTGGGCCAGCAGCCGTACACGGAAACCTGGGAAGCGATGAAGTCGTTTACCGCCGAACGGGACGAGTCGGTTACCGACGAGTTGTGGTGCCTGGAGCATCCCCGGGTCTACACCCAGGGGCAGGCCGGTAAGGCCGAGCACATCCTGGCGCCGGGGGACATTCCGGTGATCCAGGTGGACCGGGGCGGCCAGGTTACCTATCACGGCCCCGGGCAACTGGTTATCTATCTGCTGATTGATCTGAGTCGCCGCAAGCTCGGTATACGGACCCTGGTGACGGAGATCGAACAGGCCATCGTTCGCACCCTTGCCGAGCTCGACATTGAGGCCGCCCCTCGGCCGGACGCCCCGGGCGTCTATGTGGGCGAGTCCAAGATTGCGTCGCTGGGCCTTCGGGTCCGGCGGGGCTGCTCCTTCCACGGGCTTGCGCTCAACGTCGACATGGACATGGAACCCTTCCGCCGAATCAATCCCTGTGGCTACGCCGGTATGCCCATGAGTCAGGTGGCGGACTTCGCCCCGGGCGCCACCGTCAGTGCCCTTGAAACGCGCCTGGTCGCTCAGCTGGTTGACGGTCTCGGAGCCTTTGCTGTTGACCGCCGCGAGGGCTGGTAA
- a CDS encoding YqaA family protein produces MAYLTLFLTAFAAATLLPAYSEILLGTLVTQGLSYWWLWFWATLGNTLGSVVNGVIGRQVDRFKDKRWFPISELQLHRARNRFNRYGQWSLLLGWLPLGGDALTLVGGIMRVPWLNFVILVGIGKGLRYAFVLWLVAEASSP; encoded by the coding sequence TTGGCGTACCTGACGCTGTTCCTGACGGCATTCGCAGCCGCAACGCTGCTACCCGCATACTCCGAGATATTACTGGGCACCCTGGTAACTCAGGGATTGTCCTACTGGTGGCTGTGGTTCTGGGCCACGCTCGGCAACACGCTCGGTTCCGTTGTTAATGGCGTTATCGGCCGGCAAGTGGATCGCTTTAAGGATAAGCGGTGGTTTCCGATTTCCGAACTGCAGCTGCATCGTGCCCGCAACCGGTTCAACCGCTACGGTCAGTGGTCCCTGCTGCTTGGGTGGTTACCGCTCGGCGGAGATGCGCTCACGCTTGTGGGCGGCATCATGCGGGTGCCCTGGCTCAACTTTGTAATCCTGGTGGGAATTGGCAAGGGCCTTCGCTACGCCTTCGTACTCTGGCTCGTGGCTGAAGCGTCCTCACCGTAG
- the mpl gene encoding UDP-N-acetylmuramate:L-alanyl-gamma-D-glutamyl-meso-diaminopimelate ligase, with protein MHIHILGICGTFMGSLAVLARELGHTVTGSDQGVYPPMSTQLEAQGIQLMEGYSADHLEPSPDLVLIGNAMSRGNAEVEAVLNQNIDYMSGPEWLAREVLRHRWVLAVAGTHGKTTTTSMLLWILEQAGFEPGYLVGGVPKDFPVSARLGNSDFFVIEADEYDSAFFDKRSKFIHYRPHTLILNNLEFDHADIFDNVEAIERQFHHLVRTVPSQGLIIRPAVDTHLDNALELGCWSPVQDTAIGSETPRTSDWRAELLSEDGSRFMVIHHEQPVATLKWDQTGMHNVRNALAAIAAARHVGVTPDHAVAALCRFSGVKRRMELLADIGGIRVYDDFAHHPTAIATTLEGLRAQVGDEPILALIEPRSNTMKQGVHQKTLLPSAAAADRVLWANLNGMAWLPELVSDWQAGNQGKGQHTVEDSVDDLIGRALDDLPSPCHIVIMSNGGFGGIHGKLVAELERVQG; from the coding sequence ATGCATATTCATATCCTGGGAATCTGTGGCACTTTTATGGGCAGCCTTGCGGTGTTGGCGCGGGAGCTGGGTCATACGGTCACCGGTTCCGACCAGGGCGTCTATCCACCCATGAGTACCCAGTTGGAAGCTCAGGGTATCCAGCTGATGGAAGGCTACAGTGCCGACCATCTGGAACCCTCGCCGGATCTGGTGCTGATTGGTAATGCCATGTCCCGGGGCAACGCGGAAGTGGAGGCGGTCCTCAACCAGAACATTGATTATATGTCGGGGCCCGAGTGGTTGGCCCGGGAAGTTCTGAGGCATCGTTGGGTGCTGGCCGTGGCCGGCACCCACGGCAAAACCACGACGACCTCGATGCTGCTGTGGATTCTCGAGCAGGCCGGATTCGAACCGGGATATCTGGTGGGTGGCGTGCCCAAGGATTTTCCGGTTTCGGCGCGGCTTGGCAACAGCGATTTTTTTGTCATCGAAGCGGACGAATACGACAGCGCGTTTTTTGACAAGCGCTCGAAATTCATCCATTACCGCCCCCATACCCTGATCCTCAACAACCTGGAATTCGATCACGCCGACATCTTCGACAATGTCGAGGCCATTGAGCGGCAATTCCATCACTTGGTTCGCACCGTGCCGTCCCAGGGCCTGATTATTCGACCGGCGGTCGATACCCATCTCGATAACGCTCTCGAGCTGGGGTGCTGGAGCCCGGTCCAGGATACGGCGATCGGAAGCGAGACGCCTCGCACCTCGGACTGGCGGGCGGAGCTGCTTTCCGAGGATGGCAGCCGGTTCATGGTGATCCATCATGAGCAGCCGGTAGCCACCCTGAAGTGGGACCAGACCGGCATGCACAACGTACGCAATGCCCTCGCTGCGATCGCCGCCGCCCGCCATGTGGGCGTGACACCGGACCATGCGGTCGCGGCACTGTGCCGGTTCTCCGGCGTAAAGCGCCGAATGGAGCTGCTGGCGGATATCGGTGGCATCCGGGTTTATGACGATTTTGCCCATCATCCAACCGCCATAGCGACCACACTTGAGGGATTGCGGGCCCAGGTTGGTGACGAGCCAATCCTCGCGCTGATCGAACCTCGCTCCAATACCATGAAGCAGGGCGTGCACCAGAAAACGTTGCTGCCCAGTGCAGCTGCCGCTGACCGGGTCCTCTGGGCAAACCTGAACGGGATGGCGTGGCTGCCCGAGCTGGTTTCCGACTGGCAGGCCGGAAATCAGGGGAAGGGGCAGCACACAGTGGAGGACTCGGTCGACGACCTGATCGGCCGGGCATTGGACGATCTGCCCAGCCCCTGCCACATTGTGATCATGAGCAACGGCGGATTCGGTGGCATCCACGGTAAACTCGTTGCCGAACTCGAGCGTGTTCAGGGCTGA
- a CDS encoding acyl-CoA dehydrogenase family protein produces the protein MIPRTLFDADLEGFRDSVRKFLEQEAAPYHDQWEKDGQVSRELWLKAGELGFLCPTMPEEYGGVGADFRYSAVVMEEVSRAGLSGIGWGLHSDIVAPYILNYGSDEQKQHYLPKLVSGEMITAIAMTEPGAGSDLQGVKTTAVKNGDHYVLNGSKTFITNGQLADLVIVVAKTDPKEGAKGTSLLLVETAWEGFEKGQNLNKVGMKAQDTSELFFQDVKVPVTHLLGSMEGQGFFQLMQELPAERLQVALSAVAAAEAAWQWTLDYVKERKAFGKPVIKFQNTRFKMAEMKAEITAARVFTDRCLELHLDKKLDIPTAAMLKQLTTDLQCKVMDECVQLHGGYGYMWEYPIARAWADSRVQRIYAGTNEIMKEIVARSF, from the coding sequence ATGATTCCACGTACTCTCTTCGACGCCGATCTCGAGGGCTTCCGCGATTCCGTCCGTAAATTTCTTGAGCAGGAAGCGGCGCCCTATCATGACCAATGGGAGAAGGACGGTCAGGTCAGCCGCGAACTGTGGCTGAAGGCCGGTGAGCTGGGATTCCTGTGTCCGACCATGCCGGAAGAGTATGGCGGCGTGGGCGCGGACTTCCGTTACAGCGCCGTGGTCATGGAAGAGGTGTCCCGTGCGGGCCTGTCGGGTATTGGCTGGGGCCTTCATTCGGACATCGTCGCGCCCTACATCCTGAATTACGGCTCGGATGAGCAGAAACAGCATTACCTGCCGAAGCTGGTGTCCGGCGAGATGATCACCGCCATTGCCATGACCGAACCCGGAGCCGGGTCCGACCTCCAGGGCGTGAAAACGACGGCGGTCAAAAATGGTGACCACTATGTGCTGAACGGCTCCAAGACCTTTATCACCAATGGCCAACTGGCCGATCTCGTGATCGTGGTTGCCAAGACCGATCCGAAAGAGGGCGCCAAGGGCACCAGCCTGCTGTTGGTCGAGACTGCCTGGGAAGGGTTTGAGAAGGGCCAGAACCTGAACAAGGTGGGCATGAAAGCCCAGGATACTTCTGAGTTGTTTTTCCAGGACGTGAAGGTGCCGGTCACTCACCTGTTGGGTTCCATGGAAGGCCAGGGTTTCTTCCAGCTGATGCAGGAGCTTCCGGCCGAGCGCCTGCAGGTCGCGCTCTCGGCTGTTGCGGCTGCCGAAGCGGCGTGGCAGTGGACCCTGGACTACGTCAAAGAGCGCAAGGCGTTTGGCAAGCCGGTCATCAAGTTCCAGAACACCCGCTTCAAGATGGCGGAGATGAAGGCAGAGATCACCGCAGCGCGAGTCTTTACCGACCGTTGCCTGGAGCTTCACCTGGACAAGAAACTCGACATTCCGACTGCGGCCATGCTCAAGCAGCTCACCACGGATCTGCAGTGCAAGGTCATGGACGAGTGCGTACAGCTGCACGGCGGCTACGGCTACATGTGGGAGTACCCCATCGCCCGGGCCTGGGCGGATTCCCGGGTGCAAAGGATCTATGCCGGCACCAACGAGATCATGAAAGAAATCGTCGCCCGATCCTTCTGA
- a CDS encoding GGDEF domain-containing protein, translating into MTHGSLNTPDTKLSQFRVKGEIPVPILINWLTAVAIPLLLFFAWRSSLQDDPVTSPLLLAIAALLGVNTVLFWLTGSRLMQRRGFIALITVLFTYLAVHAVEDGSAIIWLFAYPPIIFYISDARVGVLACAGGFAALILLFSPLGDALFGSPYTSGFRLTMLAALGFEMVTCYILDQSRRRSKLGLLKLAADFEYAAKHDSLTGLANRREALAQLDAEYQRYLRSARSFSVLLMDIDLFKAVNDTHGHHVGDELIILVARTLRNECRKVDTLARWGGEEFLVLLPETESSEALKMANRIREAIARSAVPVNEHRVKATISVGVAGMRGSESIDRLLQRADEALYRAKTLGRDQACAAEGEHAA; encoded by the coding sequence ATGACACATGGTTCACTGAATACGCCGGACACGAAACTGTCGCAGTTTCGGGTCAAAGGTGAAATACCGGTCCCTATTCTGATCAACTGGCTCACCGCCGTTGCGATCCCACTGTTGCTGTTTTTTGCCTGGCGCTCCAGCCTGCAGGACGATCCGGTCACCTCGCCCCTGCTTCTTGCGATCGCGGCACTGCTCGGCGTCAATACCGTCCTGTTCTGGCTGACCGGCAGCAGGCTCATGCAGCGCCGGGGCTTCATTGCCCTGATCACCGTGCTGTTCACCTATCTGGCCGTGCACGCCGTGGAAGATGGCTCTGCCATCATCTGGCTGTTCGCCTATCCACCCATTATCTTTTACATCAGCGATGCGCGGGTTGGCGTACTGGCCTGCGCCGGTGGTTTTGCAGCACTCATTCTGCTGTTCAGCCCACTGGGCGATGCTCTCTTCGGCTCGCCCTACACCTCCGGTTTCCGGCTGACCATGCTCGCGGCCCTCGGGTTTGAGATGGTCACCTGCTACATACTTGATCAAAGTCGCAGGCGCAGCAAACTGGGCCTGCTCAAACTGGCTGCGGATTTCGAATACGCGGCCAAACACGATTCACTGACCGGGCTGGCTAACCGACGCGAGGCCCTGGCGCAACTGGATGCGGAATACCAGCGCTACCTTCGCAGCGCGCGCTCGTTCTCGGTTCTGTTGATGGACATTGACCTGTTCAAGGCGGTAAACGACACCCACGGCCACCACGTCGGTGACGAACTGATCATCCTGGTCGCCCGAACACTGCGGAATGAGTGCCGGAAGGTCGATACGCTTGCGCGCTGGGGAGGGGAGGAATTCCTGGTACTGTTACCGGAAACCGAAAGCTCTGAAGCCCTGAAAATGGCCAACCGCATCCGCGAAGCAATTGCCCGCTCTGCCGTGCCGGTGAACGAACACAGGGTAAAGGCCACCATCAGCGTTGGTGTGGCAGGAATGCGAGGTTCCGAATCCATTGACCGCCTGCTGCAGCGGGCGGACGAGGCCCTGTACCGGGCCAAAACCCTGGGCAGGGATCAGGCCTGCGCGGCCGAAGGGGAACATGCCGCCTGA
- a CDS encoding flavin prenyltransferase UbiX, which produces MNEHSPQARTINLAFTGASGAQYGLRLLQCLVAAGCRVHVMVSRAAQVVIATETDLKLPGSPPAMQETLTEWSQAKPGQVLVFGREDWFAPPASGSGEKAPLVVCPCSTGTLSALATGASNNLIERAGDVALKERRQLILVPREAPFSEVHLENMLKLTRMGAVIMPASPGFYHKPSSVQDLVDFVVARLLDHLDIPQDLMPRWGEERAQGKRSG; this is translated from the coding sequence ATGAATGAGCATTCCCCGCAGGCGCGAACCATCAACCTGGCGTTTACGGGTGCCTCCGGCGCCCAGTATGGCTTGCGCCTGCTGCAATGCCTGGTTGCGGCGGGTTGCCGGGTCCATGTGATGGTCAGTCGGGCGGCTCAGGTCGTGATTGCCACGGAAACCGATCTGAAGCTGCCAGGCTCACCACCGGCGATGCAGGAGACCCTGACCGAGTGGTCGCAGGCGAAGCCCGGGCAGGTACTGGTGTTCGGTCGGGAAGACTGGTTTGCCCCGCCGGCCTCAGGCTCTGGCGAAAAAGCCCCGCTGGTAGTGTGCCCCTGCAGCACCGGCACTCTCTCGGCCCTGGCCACCGGGGCCAGCAACAACCTCATCGAACGCGCCGGCGATGTGGCTCTGAAAGAGCGCAGGCAACTGATCCTGGTACCGCGGGAAGCGCCTTTTTCCGAGGTCCATCTGGAGAATATGCTGAAGCTGACGCGCATGGGCGCCGTCATCATGCCGGCCAGCCCGGGGTTCTATCACAAACCTTCCTCCGTGCAGGATCTGGTGGATTTTGTGGTCGCGCGCCTGCTGGACCATCTCGATATCCCCCAGGATTTGATGCCACGCTGGGGCGAGGAGCGAGCCCAGGGCAAGCGTAGCGGCTGA
- a CDS encoding GrxA family glutaredoxin translates to MEQITIYGRTSCGFCVRAKSLCEAKGLSYKWVDVMAEGLSKADIADRIGRPVHTVPQILVGDQYIGGCDEFFAFVREREAATVG, encoded by the coding sequence ATGGAACAGATTACTATTTATGGCCGCACAAGCTGCGGCTTCTGTGTTCGGGCCAAGAGCCTGTGCGAAGCCAAGGGGCTGTCGTACAAATGGGTTGATGTGATGGCGGAAGGGCTGAGCAAGGCTGACATTGCCGACCGGATCGGCCGGCCTGTGCACACGGTGCCTCAGATCCTGGTGGGTGATCAGTACATTGGTGGCTGTGACGAGTTTTTTGCCTTCGTGCGCGAACGGGAAGCAGCGACAGTCGGTTGA
- a CDS encoding AarF/ABC1/UbiB kinase family protein, with product MSARRSGKSVSRIKTGSFERRLSLTRAGLYAGGRMASHMATNWFSNKEKREKKHRAMLSSQARFLVDELGQLKGSVVKIGQVMALYGEHFLPEEVTEALHTLEDQTTSLEWPAIEKVLKEELGAGRLAELDVDPEPIGAASLGQVHRAVRRSDGLELVLKVQYPGVADAVDSDLNAVAQLLKIARLVSFGPEFNDWLEEVREMMHREVDYRLEARTTEKFRDMLAADPRFIVPRVLQEFSTAHVIASTYEHGHAVSSGPVRELPLARRTALGEAALELFFRELFVWGEIQTDPNFGNYRIRIAGEEGEDRGYDRIVLLDFGAVQSYSDEFLDPVRQMIQASYENDLDAVIEGGVKLRFMSRDWPRDVLETFGAVCMSVLEPLSRNQDQWPDYAVNVHGQYRWKQSDLPSRVARQAARSAISRYFRVPPKEFVFLNRKLIGVYTFIAVLHSEFNGEPLLRKYLYGEDASATSQSTKA from the coding sequence ATGTCAGCCAGACGTTCAGGTAAATCGGTCTCCCGCATCAAAACCGGCAGCTTTGAGCGCCGATTGAGCCTCACCCGCGCCGGTTTGTATGCCGGTGGTCGCATGGCCTCGCACATGGCCACCAACTGGTTCAGCAACAAGGAAAAGCGCGAGAAGAAACATCGGGCCATGCTGTCGAGTCAGGCCCGTTTTCTCGTGGACGAGCTCGGTCAGCTGAAAGGCAGCGTGGTTAAAATCGGCCAGGTCATGGCGCTTTACGGTGAGCATTTCCTGCCGGAAGAGGTGACGGAGGCCTTACACACGCTGGAAGACCAGACCACGTCTCTGGAATGGCCGGCCATAGAGAAAGTCCTGAAAGAGGAGCTGGGTGCGGGGCGTCTGGCAGAGTTGGACGTGGATCCGGAGCCGATCGGGGCCGCATCGCTTGGTCAGGTGCACCGGGCCGTGCGACGCAGCGACGGTCTGGAACTGGTGTTGAAGGTCCAGTATCCGGGAGTCGCCGATGCCGTCGACAGCGATCTGAACGCGGTTGCCCAGTTGCTGAAAATTGCCCGGCTGGTCAGTTTCGGCCCGGAATTCAATGACTGGCTGGAAGAAGTCCGGGAGATGATGCATCGGGAGGTGGATTATCGCCTCGAAGCGCGAACCACGGAAAAATTCCGTGACATGCTGGCTGCCGATCCGCGCTTCATCGTTCCTCGGGTGCTGCAGGAATTCTCCACCGCCCACGTTATTGCCTCAACCTACGAGCATGGTCATGCGGTCAGCTCCGGCCCGGTCCGGGAGCTGCCTCTGGCGCGCCGCACCGCCCTGGGCGAGGCGGCGCTGGAACTGTTTTTCCGCGAGTTGTTTGTCTGGGGTGAGATCCAGACCGATCCCAACTTCGGCAATTACCGGATCCGGATTGCGGGTGAAGAAGGGGAAGATCGTGGCTATGATCGCATCGTCCTTCTGGATTTCGGCGCCGTTCAGTCCTACAGCGATGAGTTTCTCGACCCGGTCCGGCAAATGATTCAAGCCTCCTACGAAAACGATCTGGACGCGGTGATCGAGGGCGGTGTAAAACTGCGCTTCATGAGCCGGGACTGGCCCAGGGATGTGCTGGAGACGTTTGGGGCAGTCTGCATGTCGGTGCTGGAACCCTTGTCCCGGAATCAGGATCAGTGGCCGGACTATGCGGTGAATGTCCATGGCCAGTATCGCTGGAAGCAGAGCGATTTGCCTTCCCGGGTAGCCCGACAGGCGGCCCGGTCGGCCATCAGCCGGTATTTCCGGGTGCCGCCCAAGGAATTCGTCTTTCTCAACCGCAAATTGATTGGCGTGTACACCTTCATCGCCGTTCTTCACTCGGAATTCAATGGTGAGCCGTTGCTCCGCAAATACCTCTACGGTGAGGACGCTTCAGCCACGAGCCAGAGTACGAAGGCGTAG
- a CDS encoding 6-phosphofructokinase, whose translation MAIKNAFYAQSGGVTAVINASASGVIQTARKHPDKIGKVYAGRNGIIGALKEELIDTSLESEDAIQALIHTPGGAFGSCRHKLKNLSENRREYERLIEVFRAHDIGYFFYNGGGDSQDTAYKVSQIADKMGYPITCIGVPKTVDNDLPFTDCCPGFGSVAKYIATSTLEASLDIKSMCETSTKVFILEVMGRHAGWIAASGGLAGQGEGEPPHIILFPEIPFDRDAFLARVDHCVKEYGYCVVVASEGAQYEDGRFLADAGAKDAFGHTQLGGVAPALANMVKQALGHKYHWAVADYLQRSARHIASATDVQQAYAVGEAAVEMAVNGKQALMPTIVREQGTPYRWKIGEAPLSEVANQEKKMPIHYITDDGFGITQDCRDYLQPLIVGESFPPFDNGLPRVAKLKNQLVEKKLKTPFDL comes from the coding sequence ATGGCCATCAAGAACGCATTCTACGCTCAATCCGGCGGTGTCACCGCCGTTATCAATGCCAGTGCCAGCGGCGTCATCCAGACCGCCCGCAAACACCCGGACAAAATTGGCAAGGTCTACGCCGGCCGCAACGGCATCATCGGGGCACTGAAGGAAGAACTGATTGATACCAGCCTTGAAAGCGAAGACGCCATCCAGGCCCTGATTCACACCCCCGGCGGCGCATTCGGCTCCTGCCGCCACAAGCTCAAGAACCTTTCCGAGAATCGCCGCGAGTATGAGCGCCTGATTGAAGTGTTCCGGGCCCACGACATCGGCTACTTCTTCTACAACGGCGGTGGTGATTCCCAGGACACCGCCTACAAGGTTTCCCAGATTGCCGACAAGATGGGCTACCCCATTACCTGCATCGGGGTGCCCAAAACCGTGGATAACGACCTGCCGTTCACGGACTGCTGCCCGGGCTTCGGTTCCGTCGCCAAGTACATTGCCACCTCCACCCTCGAAGCCAGCCTGGACATCAAGTCGATGTGCGAGACCTCCACCAAGGTCTTCATCCTCGAGGTAATGGGACGCCATGCCGGCTGGATCGCCGCCTCCGGTGGCTTGGCCGGCCAGGGTGAAGGCGAGCCGCCACACATCATCCTGTTCCCGGAAATCCCGTTTGATCGCGATGCCTTCCTCGCCCGGGTCGATCACTGCGTGAAGGAGTACGGTTATTGCGTGGTGGTTGCCTCCGAAGGTGCTCAGTACGAAGACGGCCGGTTCCTGGCTGATGCCGGCGCCAAGGATGCCTTTGGCCACACCCAGCTCGGCGGCGTTGCCCCGGCATTGGCCAACATGGTGAAACAGGCCCTGGGCCACAAGTACCACTGGGCCGTTGCCGATTACCTGCAGCGCAGTGCCCGCCACATAGCATCAGCCACCGATGTCCAGCAGGCCTACGCGGTCGGCGAGGCCGCTGTGGAGATGGCGGTGAACGGCAAGCAGGCGCTGATGCCCACCATTGTCCGGGAACAGGGTACGCCCTACCGCTGGAAGATTGGTGAAGCGCCCCTGAGCGAAGTGGCCAACCAGGAAAAGAAAATGCCAATCCATTACATCACCGACGATGGCTTCGGCATTACCCAGGATTGCCGCGACTACCTGCAACCGCTGATCGTCGGCGAGAGCTTCCCGCCGTTCGATAACGGGCTGCCACGGGTGGCGAAACTGAAGAACCAGCTGGTCGAAAAGAAACTCAAAACACCATTCGATCTCTGA
- a CDS encoding methyl-accepting chemotaxis protein, whose translation MKKLSLQFKLYALVISLLLVMGISIVVTAQMSLGSMEDRLTSETRDTVQGIVMDQLSATAGKYGELVSGQFATAYRTPEVVRNVITRNIEADSSGRISRRALQETVGAVLEEQGSLSSIYAQFEPDAYDGQDRYFTGGVEEHSSDEGTLEIYYYRDPEGNVVFSRTEDPATKYLEQRNEFGIREAEWYLCSRDQKAPCIMEPYEYEIEEGYSELMTSLVMPILNDGEFAGVTGTDINLSTLQKTIAGVSQNLFDGQSRVTLLSKGGLIAASSHYQDYLGRPLQEALPELGDEFVQLHAGKGSFDNGETLAVSYPIEIGLADTQWSLLIELPRDTALASVNEITTMLSDEVAATATGQTVVGVVVVVLATMVLVLLVRSVTRPLNEIRDRMQNLASAEGDLTRELDIDTHAELIDLAAGFNTFLGRLRGMINDLKDVNARVSEQARGVGSIALETDEQTSRQHQDIDSVVTAMNEMSAAAGEVAGFAVDAADNARMAQDGIQFTQDTLLSAVNGVNAVSSNMTEASTAIGHVASRSEDINRILDVIRGVAEQTNLLALNAAIEAARAGEQGRGFAVVADEVRTLASRTRESTDEISDMIDGLKVDVNGAVSVIESGVERASSAVDGTQEAAHSLATVVERIGTIVEHVTHVATAAEEQSSVSEEINRNLTQIGDAANDLRELATRVKGSGMTLDEQVQVLERELGRLKT comes from the coding sequence ATGAAAAAGCTTTCCCTTCAGTTCAAACTCTATGCCCTGGTGATATCCCTGTTGCTGGTGATGGGTATCAGCATCGTTGTCACCGCCCAGATGTCGCTTGGCAGCATGGAAGACCGGCTGACTTCCGAAACCCGGGATACGGTACAGGGTATTGTCATGGACCAGTTGAGCGCAACGGCGGGCAAGTACGGTGAACTGGTGAGCGGCCAGTTTGCCACCGCGTACCGGACGCCGGAGGTGGTTCGGAATGTTATTACCCGCAACATCGAGGCCGACAGCTCGGGACGAATCAGCCGCCGGGCGCTCCAGGAAACCGTCGGAGCGGTCCTCGAAGAGCAGGGGAGCCTCAGTTCCATCTATGCCCAGTTCGAACCGGATGCCTACGACGGCCAGGACCGGTATTTCACCGGCGGTGTCGAAGAGCACAGCAGCGACGAAGGCACTCTGGAAATCTATTACTACCGGGATCCGGAAGGCAACGTGGTATTCAGCCGGACCGAAGATCCCGCTACCAAGTACCTGGAGCAGCGCAACGAGTTCGGTATCCGGGAAGCAGAGTGGTATCTCTGTTCCCGTGACCAAAAGGCGCCCTGCATCATGGAGCCCTATGAGTACGAGATCGAAGAGGGCTACAGCGAACTGATGACCAGCCTGGTCATGCCCATTCTCAATGATGGCGAATTTGCCGGGGTGACGGGTACCGACATCAACCTGTCCACGCTGCAGAAAACCATCGCGGGGGTCAGCCAGAACCTGTTCGATGGCCAGTCCCGGGTCACGCTGCTGAGCAAGGGCGGGCTGATCGCGGCGTCCAGTCATTATCAGGATTACCTGGGCCGGCCATTGCAGGAGGCATTGCCCGAGCTGGGGGATGAATTCGTCCAGTTGCACGCCGGGAAGGGCAGTTTCGATAACGGTGAAACCCTCGCGGTCTCCTATCCCATTGAGATCGGCCTCGCCGATACCCAGTGGTCCCTGCTGATTGAGTTGCCACGGGATACAGCGCTCGCCAGTGTGAACGAGATAACCACGATGCTTTCGGACGAAGTGGCGGCAACGGCGACGGGTCAGACTGTTGTCGGCGTGGTGGTGGTCGTGCTGGCAACGATGGTACTGGTCCTGCTGGTGCGGTCGGTTACCCGACCGTTGAACGAAATTCGGGACCGGATGCAGAACCTGGCCAGTGCCGAGGGCGACCTGACCCGGGAGCTGGATATCGATACCCACGCCGAGCTGATTGATCTCGCGGCTGGTTTCAATACCTTCCTTGGCCGCCTTCGGGGAATGATCAACGACCTTAAGGACGTGAACGCGCGTGTCAGTGAACAGGCCAGGGGCGTCGGCTCTATTGCCCTGGAAACCGACGAGCAGACATCCCGTCAGCATCAGGACATCGACAGCGTGGTGACCGCGATGAACGAGATGTCCGCGGCGGCGGGAGAGGTTGCCGGTTTCGCCGTGGATGCCGCGGATAACGCCCGCATGGCCCAGGATGGTATCCAGTTTACCCAGGACACGTTGCTGTCGGCGGTCAACGGAGTCAACGCAGTGTCCAGCAACATGACCGAGGCGAGCACGGCGATTGGCCATGTTGCCAGTCGCAGTGAGGACATTAACCGCATTCTGGACGTTATTCGGGGGGTCGCTGAGCAGACCAATCTGCTGGCGTTAAACGCCGCTATCGAAGCCGCCCGGGCCGGTGAACAGGGGCGGGGATTTGCCGTGGTCGCCGATGAAGTGCGGACCCTGGCTTCACGGACCCGCGAGTCCACCGACGAAATCAGTGACATGATTGATGGCCTGAAAGTGGACGTAAATGGCGCGGTCTCGGTTATCGAGAGTGGTGTGGAGCGAGCCTCCAGCGCGGTTGACGGTACCCAGGAAGCGGCTCATTCGCTGGCAACGGTGGTCGAGCGGATTGGCACGATTGTCGAGCATGTGACCCACGTTGCCACCGCTGCCGAGGAGCAGAGTTCCGTCAGTGAGGAAATCAATCGAAACCTGACCCAGATTGGCGATGCCGCCAACGATCTCAGAGAACTGGCAACCCGTGTCAAAGGCAGCGGAATGACGCTGGATGAACAGGTCCAGGTGCTTGAACGGGAACTCGGTCGCTTGAAAACCTGA